AATCATTTACGCTAGTACCTTTTGTAGTTTTAGGCCAAACAAAGAACGTAAGAATAATTGGAAGTATTATAAATAGTGAAACCCCACCCCACTTATAACGTCGCCCAACTTCATTTAATAGAACTAATACTATAAATACAAAAAATAACATTAGCCAATTTGATATTGGCTGAGATTCGAATAAAAACATTTTAATTATCCCCCCATCAACTGTAAAGTGTTTATTCACGAATATTGTAGCACTATTTATTTATAAATGAAAGCGATTTACCAAAAAAAGTAAGAAAACGAACAAAATATGTTCTTGAGTAATGAATTGACAAAAAAATGGTGTTATAATACTAGCGAGGGATTTATATTGTAAATATACCTTAAAAAATCAGCAGAAATAGGGGTAGGTGAATGACTTGCATGAGTTAGGGGTTGTAATTGAGGTTGTAAAAACTGTAGAAAGAGTTGTGTTAGAGCAAAATTTAAATAAGGTTGACACTATAGTACTTCAAATAGGAGAATTATCATCTATGATACCAAAATATATTAGAGAGTGTTATCCTGCTGCAGTTGATGGGACTATGTTACATGATACAAAGTTAGAAATAGAAATTTTACCAGGTAACGGTAT
The nucleotide sequence above comes from Paraclostridium bifermentans. Encoded proteins:
- a CDS encoding hydrogenase maturation nickel metallochaperone HypA/HybF, translated to MHELGVVIEVVKTVERVVLEQNLNKVDTIVLQIGELSSMIPKYIRECYPAAVDGTMLHDTKLEIEILPGNGICKKCNKVFNLLENNRKCPNCNSAEWEILGGKEFFIKEIIAC